In the Chloroflexota bacterium genome, one interval contains:
- the gcvH gene encoding glycine cleavage system protein GcvH codes for MDFPRDLRYTKEHEWVRLEDGHAVIGITDYAQSQLGDVVYVELPSVGSEVKQFATFGVVESVKTASDLYCPLSGRVTAVNERLQNEPELVNQDPYGAGWMIEVEIAAPDELTALLTAEEYERSLPTG; via the coding sequence ATGGATTTTCCCCGTGATCTAAGGTACACCAAGGAGCATGAATGGGTCAGATTAGAAGATGGTCACGCCGTCATCGGCATCACCGACTACGCCCAGAGCCAACTGGGCGATGTGGTGTACGTCGAACTGCCCAGTGTCGGCAGTGAGGTCAAGCAGTTCGCCACCTTTGGGGTGGTGGAGTCGGTGAAAACGGCCTCCGACCTCTACTGCCCTCTGTCGGGGCGGGTGACGGCCGTAAACGAACGATTGCAAAACGAGCCGGAGTTGGTCAATCAGGATCCTTACGGGGCAGGCTGGATGATCGAGGTCGAGATCGCTGCGCCGGACGAGTTAACGGCCCTGCTTACAGCCGAGGAATATGAGCGCTCCCTTCCAACCGGCTAG